In Raphanus sativus cultivar WK10039 chromosome 5, ASM80110v3, whole genome shotgun sequence, the following proteins share a genomic window:
- the LOC130494904 gene encoding uncharacterized protein LOC130494904 — MNKPSWVVDHEIEPTLSSPKRVITMKIKRRSTYQTETVISVDLKTVSNGHLAHEMVRNMEYMLGYHEIDYDSAIEIIEETSDHVANTIPTLDDPAETDLDIIVKIIDHNQDAFRIIDLDVYMIELGENLRESIPSEEYDECSVFCEEFGTGGELNTLDCGHSFHHHCVLEWVKKNLTCPCCRVRLA, encoded by the coding sequence atgaacaaGCCATCTTGGGTTGTAGACCACGAGATCGAACCAACCTTATCATCTCCAAAGAGGGTGATCACCATGAAGATAAAGAGACGAAGTACATATCAGACGGAGACTGTGATATCCGTCGATCTGAAGACGGTAAGTAATGGCCACTTGGCCCATGAAATGGTAAGAAATATGGAATACATGCTTGGGTATCATGAAATTGATTATGATTCAGCGATTGAGATTATCGAGGAGACTTCTGATCATGTCGCCAACACTATTCCGACACTTGATGATCCCGCGGAAACGGATCTTGATATAATCGTTAAGATAATTGATCACAACCAAGACGCTTTCCGCATAATTGATCTAGACGTCTATATGATCGAGCTTGGCGAAAACCTAAGAGAATCCATCCCCAGCGAAGAGTATGATGAATGCTCAGTTTTCTGCGAAGAGTTCGGGACTGGTGGAGAGCTTAACACTTTAGATTGTGGGCATTCTTTTCATCATCACTGCGTGTTGGAATGGgttaaaaaaaacttgacaTGTCCATGTTGTAGGGTAAGACTTGCTTAG
- the LOC108858390 gene encoding uncharacterized protein LOC108858390, translating into MNTPSWVVDHETEPTLSSPKRVITMKIKRRSTYQTEIVIYVDLKMVSNGHLAHETVRNMKYMLGYHEIDYDSAIEIIEETSEHVANTILTFDDPAETDLDIIVKIIDHNQDAFRRIDLDVYMIELGENLREPIPSEEYDECSVCCEEFGTGRELNTLDCGHSFHHHCVLEWVKKKLDMSML; encoded by the coding sequence atgaacacGCCATCTTGGGTTGTAGACCACGAGACAGAACCAACCTTATCATCTCCAAAGAGGGTGATCACCATGAAGATAAAGAGACGAAGTACATATCAGACGGAGATTGTGATATACGTAGATCTGAAGATGGTAAGTAATGGCCACTTGGCCCATGAAACGGTAAGAAATATGAAATACATGCTTGGGTATCATGAAATTGATTATGATTCAGCGATAGAGATTATCGAGGAGACTTCTGAGCATGTCGCCAACACTATTCTGACATTTGATGATCCCGCGGAAACGGATCTTGATATAATTGTTAAGATAATTGATCACAACCAAGACGCTTTCCGCAGAATTGATCTAGACGTCTATATGATCGAGCTTGGCGAAAACCTAAGAGAACCCATCCCCAGCGAAGAGTATGATGAATGCTCAGTTTGCTGCGAAGAGTTCGGGACTGGTAGAGAGCTTAACACTTTAGATTGTGGGCATTCTTTTCATCATCACTGCGTGTTGGAAtgggttaaaaaaaaacttgacatGTCCATGTTGTAG
- the LOC130512913 gene encoding uncharacterized protein LOC130512913, with protein MWCVCHTKATKGPTTLMCKKCGKSEIVGVAKYLSKLSVYDKSEQAVFVILGDAGEELTGKKAYELVESYYQDNDSVGMDAIAPVPQAMLDTIGQTRKFIVTVSSHNLEGNTRTLTVTKLLPLEAPESSANLGVDSVEDRGGEEDEHAGESGKKGADGIESDGAKRTKCG; from the exons ATGTGGTGTGTGTGCCATACTAAGGCAACTAAAGGACCAACCACTCTTATGTGTAAGAAGTGTGGGAAGAGTGAGATCGTTGGTGTGGCAAA GTACCTGTCGAAGTTATCTGTGTATGACAAGAGTGAGCAAGCCGTGTTTGTTATCCTTGGTGATGCCGGTGAGGAGTTGACTGGAAAGAAAGCTTATGAGTTGGTTGAGAGCTATTACCAG GACAATGATAGTGTTGGGATGGATGCCATAGCGCCGGTGCCTCAGGCAATGCTTGATACCATTGGACAGACACGGAAGTTCATTGTGACGGTTTCAAGTCACAACTTGGAAGGCAATACCAGGACTCTGACTGTGACAAAGTTGCTCCCTCTTGAAGCCCCGGAATCCAGCGCCAATCTAGGAGTCGACAGTGTTGAGGACCGTGGTGGTGAGGAGGATGAGCATGCAGGCGAGTCGGGCAAAAAGGGTGCTGATGGGATTGAGTCTGACGGTGCCAAGCGCACCAAGTGTGGCTAA
- the LOC108860551 gene encoding F-box protein At1g30790-like, whose amino-acid sequence MQPPEPLDLKKMTRFQVKPQQKKLLCKVESRVCLERNLHQIPSDLEVEILTRLPVKSLMRSRCVSKMWSSIIRSQGFVDAYYAMSRSPRFTVAFSNNVFVKGDAQRLFIFSSSYQEEKGDESSSLVANLHMTIPSLSLSFVSNCSSVHGFVGCCYGFQFTICNPSTGQAFTLPCKGNRTSLGYDPVDGQFKVLSLVPIPVGGHHICIVHEVIKLGGGGESRNEVISPPYCPLTNRLSINGFIYSGAWAPRPRTNPVIVCFDVRHEKISFIKMPKDILMSYSVLIEYKGKLASIVRHQPLSFRSFDLWI is encoded by the coding sequence ATGCAGCCGCCGGAGCCTCTTGATCTGAAGAAGATGACTAGATTTCAGGTGAAACCACAACAAAAGAAACTCCTCTGCAAAGTCGAATCTAGGGTTTGCTTGGAACGCAATCTACATCAGATCCCTTCAGATCTAGAGGTAGAGATACTGACCAGATTGCCTGTGAAGTCTCTTATGAGGTCCCGATGCGTGTCAAAGATGTGGTCTTCCATCATCCGAAGCCAAGGGTTCGTCGATGCTTACTACGCTATGTCCCGGTCCCCCCGGTTTACAGTCGCTTTCAGCAACAATGTATTTGTCAAGGGTGATGCCCAGCGTCTGTTCATCTTCTCGTCTTCATACCAGGAGGAGAAGGGAGATGAATCTTCTTCTTTGGTTGCCAATCTCCACATGACTATACCTTCGTTGAGCTTGTCTTTCGTCTCCAATTGTTCTTCCGTCCATGGCTTTGTCGGTTGTTGTTATGGTTTTCAGTTCACTATATGTAACCCTAGCACGGGTCAAGCCTTTACTTTGCCCTGTAAAGGAAACCGCACATCCTTGGGATACGATCCTGTTGATGGCCAATTCAAAGTATTGTCTTTGGTGCCTATTCCTGTCGGGGGTCATCATATTTGTATTGTTCACGAGGTTATCAAacttggaggaggaggagaatcaCGCAATGAGGTAATCTCCCCACCTTATTGCCCTCTGACCAATAGACTAAGTATTAATGGTTTTATATATTCTGGTGCTTGGGCCCCAAGACCAAGAACGAATCCGGTGATTGTCTGTTTTGATGTTAGACATGAGAAGATAAGTTTTATCAAAATGCCTAAGGATATCCTGATGAGTTATTCAGTGTTGATAGAATACAAAGGGAAGTTAGCTTCCATTGTTAGACACCAACCTTTGAGCTTCCGCAGTTTTGATTTATGGATTTGA